A region of Xylocopa sonorina isolate GNS202 chromosome 13, iyXylSono1_principal, whole genome shotgun sequence DNA encodes the following proteins:
- the Kar gene encoding monocarboxylate transporter 10-like protein kar isoform X2 — translation MTTAENTESKRSATGAPSPMEQTVDQRPTDNDDSQDEQRPEDTSGSSTEGNPLLDSERKNSSVKIDVSKPNRTDKDDENRVSLNASRKDPEVDDRNGMVPPDGGARAWIIMISSFVINGILFSVINTYSLIYLELQKRLLESGDNAASLKAALVGSLSIGTTFFLSPISGILTDKIGIQMTTFMGGAIASSGMLLSSMFSDKVTLLYFTYGVMYGLGASLAYTPSLAILGHYFKRYLGLVNGIVSAGSSVFTILMPSLTEIVLARLGLEGTLRLLAVLTALVMPCALLFKPIITNTTPQDKLKCKPSFKNSLKQAVNLSIWRKKRYVVWAISIPLALFGYFVPYVHIGKFVALVFKDADGKLPIMCIGITSFIGRLIFGYIADLPRVNRILLQQISFFSIGILTMLLPVTPSFVFLLIISLTLGLFDGCFISLLGPIAFDICGQDGATQAIGFLLGMCSIPLTVGPPIAGLIFDHTGSYNLPFYLAGVPPIMAGFTMFLIRCVKDEEDQDTVTQSTGDKAAYQNGR, via the exons ATGACGACCGCGGAGAACACGGAGTCGAAGAGGAGCGCCACAGGCGCGCCCAGTCCCATGGAGCAGACCGTCGATCAACGTCCCACGGACAACGATGACAGCCAAGACGAGCAACGTCCGGAAGACACCTCTGGCTCGAGCACAGAGGGGAATCCGTTGTTGGACAGCGAGCGGAAGAATTCCTCGGTGAAGATCGACGTGTCGAAACCGAACAGGACCGACAAGGACGACGAGAATCGGGTCTCATTGAACGCCTCGAGGAAAGACCCGGAAGTCGATGACCGTAATGGAATGGTTCCACCTGACGGGGGTGCGCGAGCCTGGATAATCATGATCAGCAGTTTCGTCATCAACGGCATTCTGTTCAGCGTGATAAACACCTATTCGTTGATCTATCTCGAGCTGCAGAAGAGATTGCTGGAGTCCGGTGACAATGCTGCGTCCTTGAAGGCGG CCTTGGTAGGGTCGTTATCCATCGGCACGACGTTCTTTTTATCGCCGATTTCTGGCATTCTCACCGATAAAATTGGGATTCAGATGACCACGTTTATGGGTGGTGCTATTGCGTCCAGCGGTatgcttctctcgtcaatgtttTCTGACAAG GTGACGTTGCTCTATTTTACGTACGGAGTTATGTACGGGCTTGGTGCGAGTCTCGCCTACACGCCGAGTCTGGCAATCTTGGGCCATTATTTTAAGAGATACTTGGGCTTGGTCAATGGGATCGTCTCAGCTGGTAGCTCGGTGTTCACCATCCTCATGCCCTCGTTGACGGAAATCGTACTCGCTCGTTTAGGCCTAGAGGGTACGCTAAGGTTATTGGCTGTGCTCACCGCGCTCGTCATGCCCTGCGCACTACTTTTTAAACCCATCATAA CGAACACGACGCCACAGGACAAACTGAAGTGCAAGCCGAGCTTCAAGAATTCCCTTAAACAGGCGGTGAACCTCTCGATTTGGAGGAAGAAGCGATACGTGGTGTGGGCCATCTCTATCCCTCTTGCCCTCTTCGG GTACTTCGTCCCGTACGTTCACATTGGGAAATTCGTCGCGTTGGTGTTCAAGGATGCGGACGGGAAACTCCCCATCATGTGCATCGGTATCACTTCCTTTATTGGTCGACTGATATTCGGCTACATCGCAGATTTGCCCAGGGTGAACAGAATATTGTTGCAACAG ATATCGTTCTTTAGCATCGGCATCCTCACGATGCTTCTCCCCGTTACGCCGTCGTTCGTGTTTCTGCTCATCATATCCTTGACGTTGGGATTGTTCGATGGGTGTTTTATATCACTTTTGGGTCCGATCGCGTTCGATATATGCGGTCAGGACGGGGCGACTCAAGCGATTGGGTTCCTGTTGGGCATGTGTTCCATACCTTTGACCGTTGGTCCACCCATTGCTGGTCTTATATTTGATCATACTG GTAGTTACAATCTGCCCTTCTACTTAGCTGGCGTCCCGCCAATAATGGCGGGGTTCACGATGTTCCTGATAAGGTGCGTGAAGGACGAAGAAGACCAGGACACTGTCACGCAAAGCACGGGGGACAAAGCCGCTTATCAGAATGGTCGGTAA
- the Ufl1 gene encoding UFM1 specific ligase 1: MSTVDWDEVKRLAADFQKAQLSSTLQKLSERNCIEIVTNLIENKLLEVIFTNDGKEYVTPQHLGKEIKDELYIHGGRINLVDLAHTLNVNLSQVSKIANEIEKHNKGLRIILGQLIDKTYTSKIADEINDKLMQHGIINVSELTIHYDLPAEFLQSLIEKELGKSIYGKQDTQDPRIFYTQSFIARNKAKIRGALSAITKPTPLSAILGQCSVSERIFFSVLDSLQETKQIPGIVAGKQGTNSHYIPTIYSKSQNEWVDNFYKQNGYLEYDALTRLGISDPLNFVKRHFPNENIILLDSVAVGTSIRDQIDSNIEEAIGTGSYIDISLLLPSVFSDKDMDMLLKIAEKKINNNTHVFAKTVIMSDAFLQSLNKSFEAIAETKAREAVASGQWFQMVAENRIKSKSADLILENKGSSRKEERRKKATAGKTGGGNQGRETKMKSTKRKYLQGKVRDNESDDESVKVSSTKIELKLVSFEDIKNEIAKDDNLVVIDDLVEELASYLEPKVNNYAISIADQLAQNNKTTNLSEVEERLNVLITNIKIFDKGIKHMNKSDQPVLTKYLLKSLGTDFVNELFKLAAQQNMLQFSENITTETRQKMLLDLPEDVKEPLSNVHKSIAGNCTDDFLSLVDAAMATCCLVLKKYDKKKERPFILAHREALLEELNATQDPALTLHLATSILFSAATQSVLHMSGRHVSTVLSFLQTQLQSSTMDILCKYHDLVLKSLTSLDEETKLQVQNELETGLLEIKSIANNYKQHLKSDKPQE, encoded by the exons ATGAGTACTGTTGATTGGGATGAAGTTAAAAGACTAGCTGCTGATTTTCAGAAAGCGCAACTAAGTTCTACGCTACAAAA GCTATCGGAACGTAACTGTATAGAaattgtaacaaatctaatAGAAAATAAATTGTTAGAAGTAATATTTACCAATGATGGCAAAGAGTATGTTACACCTCAGCATCTTGGCAAAGAAATCAAAGATGAATTGTACATTCATGGTGGAAGAATCAATTTAGTTGATTTAGCGCATACTCTTAATGTTAATCTCTCTCAAGTATCTAAAATAGCCAATGAGATAGAGAAACATAACAAAGGCCTAAGGATAATACTAGGACAACTCATTGATAAAACTTATACAAGCAAAATAGCAGACGAAATTAATGATAAACTAATGCAACATGGTATCATCAATGTGTCAGAATTAacgatacattatgatttaccAGCTGAATTCTTGCAATCATTAATTGAAAAAGAATTGGGGAAATCAATATATGGTAAACAAGACACACAAGATCCTAGAATTTTTTATACACAAAGTTTCATAGCTAGAAATAAAGCAAAGATAAGAGGTGCCTTGTCAGCAATCACTAAACCTACACCATTATCAGCAATTCTAGGACAATGTTCAGTTTCAGAAAGAATATTCTTTT CGGTACTGGACAGCCTACAAGAGACTAAACAAATTCCTGGTATTGTGGCAGGAAAACAAGGGACAAATAGCCATTACATACCAACCATATATTCTAAAAGTCAAAATGAATGGGTAGATAATTTTTACAAACAAAATGGTTATTTAGAGTACGATGCACTTACTCGTCTTGGAATATCTGATCCACTAAACTTTGTGAAGCGCCATTTCCCAAATGAGAATATAATTCTCTTAGATTCAGTGGCTGTAGGTACAAGTATCAGGGACCAAATTGACTCAAATATTGAAGAAGCTATTGGAACTGGATCTTATATTGATATAAGCCTACTTCTACCATCCGTATTCTCTGATAAAGATATGgacatgcttctcaaaattgcagagaaaaaaataaataataatacacATGTGTTTGCAAAAACAGTAATCATGTCCGATGCGTTTTTGCAATCCTTAAATAAATCATTTGAAGCAATAGCAGAAACAAAAGCTAGGGAAGCAGTAGCTAGTGGACAATGGTTTCAAATGGTAGCAGAGAATAGAATTAAATCCAAATCAGCAGACTTAATACTTGAAAATAAAGGAAGTAGTAGAAAGGAAGAACGTCGGAAAAAGGCTACAGCCGGCAAGACAGGTGGTGGTAATCAAggaagagaaacaaaaatgaaatcTACTAAAAGGAAATATTTACAAGGAAAGGTTCGCGATAATGAGTCCGACGATGAATCTGTAAAAGTCTCATCAACGAAAATCGAACTTAAACTAGTATCGTTCGAAGATATAAAGAATGAAATTGCAAAAGATGATAATTTGGTAGTAATTGACGATTTGGTAGAGGAATTAGCATCATATCTAGAACCAAAAGTAAATAACTATGCTATATCTATTGCAGATCAATTAGCACAGAATAACAAAACTACCAATTTAAGCGAAGTCGAGGAACGTCTGAATGTACTAATTACAAACATTAAAATATTTGACAAAGGCATTAAACATATGAACAAATCAGATCAACCTGTATTAACGAAATATCTATTAAAATCCCTTGGTACTGATTTTGTTAACGAGTTATTCAAGTtagccgcgcaacaaaatatgcTTCAATTCTCTGAAAATATCACTACCGAGACGAGGCAAAAAATGCTGCTCGATTTGCCGGAAGATGTGAAAGAGCCCTTGTCTAACGTACACAAATCTATCGCTGGAAATTGCACAGATGATTTCCTGAGTCTCGTAGATGCAGCGATGGCAACGTGTTGTTTGGTGTTGAAGAAATATGATAAAAAGAAAGAACGACCATTTATTTTGGCTCATAGAGAAGCTTTGCTAGAAGAACTTAACGCTACCCAAGATCCTGCGTTAACGTTGCACCTAGCGACAAGTATTTTGTTCTCAGCAGCCACCCAAAGCGTTCTACACATGTCGGGACGGCATGTATCGACGGTTCTATCATTCCTTCAAACGCAATTGCAATCCTCGACGATGGATATATTGTGCAAATATCATG ATTTGGTGCTGAAAAGCTTAACTTCTTTAGATGAAGAAACCAAACTTCAAGTTCAAAATGAATTGGAAACTGGACTGTTGGAAATTAAGAGTATTGCTAATAACTACAAACAACATTTGAAAAGTGATAAACCACAAGAATAA
- the Kar gene encoding monocarboxylate transporter 10-like protein kar isoform X1, producing MTTAENTESKRSATGAPSPMEQTVDQRPTDNDDSQDEQRPEDTSGSSTEGNPLLDSERKNSSVKIDVSKPNRTDKDDENRVSLNASRKDPEVDDRNGMVPPDGGARAWIIMISSFVINGILFSVINTYSLIYLELQKRLLESGDNAASLKAALVGSLSIGTTFFLSPISGILTDKIGIQMTTFMGGAIASSGMLLSSMFSDKVTLLYFTYGVMYGLGASLAYTPSLAILGHYFKRYLGLVNGIVSAGSSVFTILMPSLTEIVLARLGLEGTLRLLAVLTALVMPCALLFKPIITNTTPQDKLKCKPSFKNSLKQAVNLSIWRKKRYVVWAISIPLALFGYFVPYVHIGKFVALVFKDADGKLPIMCIGITSFIGRLIFGYIADLPRVNRILLQQISFFSIGILTMLLPVTPSFVFLLIISLTLGLFDGCFISLLGPIAFDICGQDGATQAIGFLLGMCSIPLTVGPPIAGLIFDHTGSYNLPFYLAGVPPIMAGFTMFLIRCVKDEEDQDTVTQSTGDKAAYQNGYTSIGVLFPWLVTAHKDRHPCWQMTRRAAAGHRSVGCCGFHEATLYYKDHGIRCLARCGHSESVPLLLHSENRPCRYQRTPQSSMLLTC from the exons ATGACGACCGCGGAGAACACGGAGTCGAAGAGGAGCGCCACAGGCGCGCCCAGTCCCATGGAGCAGACCGTCGATCAACGTCCCACGGACAACGATGACAGCCAAGACGAGCAACGTCCGGAAGACACCTCTGGCTCGAGCACAGAGGGGAATCCGTTGTTGGACAGCGAGCGGAAGAATTCCTCGGTGAAGATCGACGTGTCGAAACCGAACAGGACCGACAAGGACGACGAGAATCGGGTCTCATTGAACGCCTCGAGGAAAGACCCGGAAGTCGATGACCGTAATGGAATGGTTCCACCTGACGGGGGTGCGCGAGCCTGGATAATCATGATCAGCAGTTTCGTCATCAACGGCATTCTGTTCAGCGTGATAAACACCTATTCGTTGATCTATCTCGAGCTGCAGAAGAGATTGCTGGAGTCCGGTGACAATGCTGCGTCCTTGAAGGCGG CCTTGGTAGGGTCGTTATCCATCGGCACGACGTTCTTTTTATCGCCGATTTCTGGCATTCTCACCGATAAAATTGGGATTCAGATGACCACGTTTATGGGTGGTGCTATTGCGTCCAGCGGTatgcttctctcgtcaatgtttTCTGACAAG GTGACGTTGCTCTATTTTACGTACGGAGTTATGTACGGGCTTGGTGCGAGTCTCGCCTACACGCCGAGTCTGGCAATCTTGGGCCATTATTTTAAGAGATACTTGGGCTTGGTCAATGGGATCGTCTCAGCTGGTAGCTCGGTGTTCACCATCCTCATGCCCTCGTTGACGGAAATCGTACTCGCTCGTTTAGGCCTAGAGGGTACGCTAAGGTTATTGGCTGTGCTCACCGCGCTCGTCATGCCCTGCGCACTACTTTTTAAACCCATCATAA CGAACACGACGCCACAGGACAAACTGAAGTGCAAGCCGAGCTTCAAGAATTCCCTTAAACAGGCGGTGAACCTCTCGATTTGGAGGAAGAAGCGATACGTGGTGTGGGCCATCTCTATCCCTCTTGCCCTCTTCGG GTACTTCGTCCCGTACGTTCACATTGGGAAATTCGTCGCGTTGGTGTTCAAGGATGCGGACGGGAAACTCCCCATCATGTGCATCGGTATCACTTCCTTTATTGGTCGACTGATATTCGGCTACATCGCAGATTTGCCCAGGGTGAACAGAATATTGTTGCAACAG ATATCGTTCTTTAGCATCGGCATCCTCACGATGCTTCTCCCCGTTACGCCGTCGTTCGTGTTTCTGCTCATCATATCCTTGACGTTGGGATTGTTCGATGGGTGTTTTATATCACTTTTGGGTCCGATCGCGTTCGATATATGCGGTCAGGACGGGGCGACTCAAGCGATTGGGTTCCTGTTGGGCATGTGTTCCATACCTTTGACCGTTGGTCCACCCATTGCTGGTCTTATATTTGATCATACTG GTAGTTACAATCTGCCCTTCTACTTAGCTGGCGTCCCGCCAATAATGGCGGGGTTCACGATGTTCCTGATAAGGTGCGTGAAGGACGAAGAAGACCAGGACACTGTCACGCAAAGCACGGGGGACAAAGCCGCTTATCAGAATG GCTACACGAGCATCGGCGTTTTATTCCCGTGGCTCGTGACGGCTCACAAAGACAGACATCCATGCTGGCAGATGACGCGTCGTGCCGCGGCGGGCCATCGCTCGGTCGGCTGTTGCGGATTTCACGAGGCCACCCTGTACTACAAGGATCACGGGATAAGGTGTCTGGCCCGGTGCGGGCACTCGGAGAGCGTGCCGTTGCTGCTCCACAGTGAGAACCGGCCGTGTCGCTACCAAAGGACACCGCAGTCGTCGATGCTTCTCACGTGCTAG
- the LOC143430361 gene encoding transmembrane protein 170A, with amino-acid sequence MNSGSSFYMPLTSFAEMWYHIFLWALFSSIFVHTIAAAMCFATLRQHKYGKFFPLLIIIMGLLLPLTSGVLSSAAVAFVYRASRYPLPPLYALLWGIGQTVVAGCVGFTRILATL; translated from the exons ATGAATAGTGGCAGTAGTTTCTATATGCCTTTAACCTCATTTGCTG AAATGTGGTACCACATATTTTTATGGGCCCTATTTTCTTCCATTTTTGTTCATACCATAGCTGCCGCTATGTGCTTCGCTACATTAAGGCAACACAAATATGGAAA ATTCTTTCCATTGCTGATTATAATAATGGGTTTATTATTGCCACTAACATCAGGAGTTCTTAGCTCTGCTGCTGTTGCTTTTGTATACAGAGCATCTCGATATCCATTGCCACCGTTGTATGCATTACTTTGGGGTATTGGTCAGACTGTTGTAGCAGGATGTGTTGGGTTTACAAGAATCTTAGCAACTTTATAG